The sequence below is a genomic window from Flavobacterium sediminilitoris.
AAATGCAAAGAAGCATTAGATTAATTAAATACCACGGATGAATTGTAGTTGATATAAAAAAATAAAAAGACAATGCAATTAAACTATTCGTCAACATTTCTTTAGCATCAATATTTTTTTTATACAATGAATAGAATAGAATAATCAAAATTGAAACTACAGGTGTGATTTTTCCAATAATTCCAATAGTGTTATATCCTTTAATATAAAAACCTATTTCCCTGAATAAATAATAAAAGCTTGCATTAAATTCAAAATTAACAAACCACAATGCTATTGTTTCTGAATAATTTGCTATCAAATCTTTTGTTATAAAAGGTAAAAACAACAAAACATTTAATCCTATAATTATACTATAAAAAACTATACTTTTTTTAAGTTTTAATTTCTGAAAAAAGAATGGAAGCAGTAATAATGGCAATAATTTAGTAGCAATGGACAAACCTATTAAAACAGCACTAATTATCTCTCTTTCTAAAAAGAAAAAGTACAATCCCATAACAAAGAACAGCAACATCACTCCTTCAAAATGAAGGTTCCCTGTTAATTCAATTATAACTAATGGATTTAGAAAATATAAAAAGATTCGCTTTGGATTTATTTTTAATATTCGCAATACTTTTTTGCCATAATAATAAATTCCAACATCACTTAATAAAACAATTATCTTTAAGATAAATGCAGAAAAGAAGATAGACTTTGACGAAAGAATAGCGGCAATAACAAAAAGGATTTGATTTACAGGTGGATAATTTGAATAATGTTGAGCGCTTAAACTTCCCATTCCTTCAAACAATTCTTTTGATTGAGAAATAGCAACAGAATCTATAATATCTTGTGGTTTAAACGCATAAGGACTCATCTCTGACAAAATTAAGCGACCATCCCAAATGAATCGATAAAAATCTTGCGACCAAAAAGGCAAACAGAAAAGAAGTAAAAAACGGAATAATAACCCAAGCCTGAAAAGTATTTTATCATCATATTCCATTTTATACTTATATATATAATAAAAGCATAAAAATGTAATCGTATATAATGATGCTAAATAGATAAAATTTTCTCTTGGCACAAAATATCCTAACCCAATGTAAGCTAAAATAGACAGAATTATTAAAAATAGTTTCTTATATTTTGCGACTAAATTATCCAATACTATGCGGATTTGAATGATTTAATAAACACATAGCCATAACCTATTAATAACATTAAATGAAAAGGAAATAATCCAAAATCATCTAAGACAAAAGCACTGTACATTCCAAATAAAAAATAGCACATTAACAGTCCTTCTACAATAGTGTTTTTAGAGATTGCTTTAGAAAGATAAACATTCTCTCTCCATTTGTCTTTTAGAGCTTCAATATTAAATTTTGGTGTTCTAACAAACTCACTTTTTTTGCCAAATAATCCTTCTAAAACAGCTATTGAATTTTGAAAAGAAAATCCCATTGCAATAGAATAAAAAGTAAAAAACAATGAAACATATTTTAAAAAACTTTTTAAGCCACCACCACGTAAATTTTTAAATGTATACCAATAACAAATAAAAAAAAGGATTGATGTAATAACAAAAAATGCCATTATATTAAAAAAAACATTTAATTGAGGATAATGATTTTTTATAAACAAGGCTGGAACACTTAAAACAGACATTGTGAAAATACACAAAAACATGGAGCTATTTAACAAATGTAATAATCCATGAAATTTTGTTTTTAATTTTATATTATGTGCTGCAATTACTTTTTGAGATATCTTTCGGAAATTTTCTGCTCCTCCTTTATTCCACCTAAACTGTTGCGAACGTGCAGCACTTAAAACGGCTGGTAATTCTGCTGGAGTTTCTATTTCTTCTAAATAAACGAATTCCCATTTTTTTAATTGTGCCCTATAACTTAAATCTAAATCTTCTGTTAATGTATCGCTTTGCCAATTTCCAGCATCAATAATACAGGTTTTTCTCCAAGCACCTGCTGTTCCATTAAAATTGATAAAATGTTGTTTTGAATTACGTCCAACTTGTTCTAATGTAAAGTGAGCATCTAAAGCAAATGCTTGTATTTTTGTAAGGATTGAAAAGTCTCTGTTGATATGTCCCCAACGTGTTTGCACAACACCTACTTTTTCATTTTTAAAATATGGGATTGTTTTTAATAACCAGTCTTGTTTGGGTATAAAATCAGCATCAAATATTACGATGAATTCTCCTTTTGCTATTTTCAAGCCTTCTTTTAATGCTCCTGCTTTATATCCTACTCTATTTTGTCTTCTTATATGTTGAATGTTTAATCCTGTTTTCGCATAATCTTCAACAAACTTTTTAGTTTGAATAACTGAATCGTCTGTAGAATCGTCTAAAACTTGAATTTCTAATTTATTCTTTGGATAATCTAACAATGAAATACTTTTCAACAATCTTTCTACTACATATTTTTCATTAAAAATAGGTAATTGAATTGTCACATAAGGTATTTCAGATTCTTTAGTAAAATCAAATTTTTCTCTGCTTTCATTTATATTTTTCTTCTTGTTCTTCAGATAATTCAATAACAAATTAAACTGAGCCAAACTATAGAAAAAAATTAAGATAATGGAAAGACTATAAAAAAATAATGTGATGTAAGAAAGTATTAAATATGTCATTACTTTTTAAAGGTATATTTTAGTATCCAACCTATTATTTTTACACCTGCCATTACTGTTCCTTTTACGGTTCCAGAAACTTTTGAAACCCCTATTCTGTTTTTATATCGAACGGGAATTTCCGTATAATTCAACTTTTGTTTCAATGCTTTTAATTGCATTTCAACTGTCCATCCATACGTTTTATCTTCCATTTGTAAAGCTACTAATTTTTCATATTTAATAGCCCTAAAAGGACCTAAATCTGAAAAATTAGCATTAAAAAAAAGTTTCATTAGAAATGTTGCTAACCAGTTTCCAAAAACCTGTTGCGGTGTCATTGAGCCATTTTCTCTAAGTTTTTTAACCCTAGCTCCTATTACAAAGTCTATATTTTGATTTAAAATTGGATCAACAATTTTAATTAACTCTTCAGGATAATCAGAATAATCACCATCCAAAAAAACAACAATATCTACATTGTCTTCTGAGTTTTTTATATATTCTAATCCTTTTAAACATGCATAACCATATCCTTTTCGAGACTCAAACAATACAGTTGCTCCTGCTTCTTTTGCTACTTTTGAAGTTTGGTCTGTAGAATTATTATCTACTACTATAACTTCTGTAACAATTTCAGGAATTTCTTTTATAACATTAATAATTGCCTTTTCTTCATTATAGGCAGGTATAATTACTTTAATATTTTTCATTAAAAATTAGGGTTATCCCTTCTAAATTCGGCAATTGAATGCCATTCTTTAATTTTTTTCCCAACAGAATATTTTTCTGCTTTCACAACATCTCCATCTCTATATATTATTGAAAATCCATTTGGAACATTATTTTTATATTCTGTTTTCTTTAGTACTTCTCCATTTTTATCATAATAAATCCACCAATTCACTTTTTTATTATTTTCATAATGCCCTTCTTGTTTTGTATTCCCATTCTCATAATAATAAAACCAATACTTGCATTTTTTCCCATTATTCATCCATCCTTCTTCTTTCATTTTCCCATTAGAATAATAATTTTTCACATAATGTTGTTCTGTGTTTAAAGCAAATAGTAAAGTTATAATTAAAATAAAGGTTTTCATTATTATTTAGTATTTAATAAATCTAATAGATTAACATCGTTACCTAATAAGATTTCGTTAGAATTAATTCTTCCTTTTTCGGAATCATTTTCTAGTTTTAATACTCCTCTTGGACAAACTGCGGAACAAACTCCACATCCTACACAAGAAGAGCGTACTATATTTTCACCTTTTTGAGCATACGATCTAACATCTATTCCCATTTCACAATATGTTGAACAATTTCCACAAGAAATACATTGTCCTCCATTTGTTGTAATTCTAAATCGAGAAAATAATCGTTGTTGTAGTCCTAAAATTGCTGCCATTGGACAACCAAAGCGACACCATACTCTATTTCCTAATATTGGATAAAATCCAACACCTATTACACCACTAAAAGCTGAACCTATTGCAAAACCATACCACTCACGCAATTTATAACTATCTAAAAAGAATATATTATGATTTCCTGAATAAAAATTCATTACTATTACTAATACCATAATGGCTAATAATGACCCTATTGTAAACTTTGCATCAGTATCTAAATCATTCTTTTTGAATTTGTATAACACAAAAGTGAAGACTCCTATAAAAGATACGATAAAGTAGATGAATTGGTTTTTAGAAATTAAATATTTTTCTGGATTATTATTTAAAAAAGTAAAAATAACAGCCACAGTCATTACAAAAGAAAATACCAAAATTAGATGAATTAGCCATCTTTCGAATTTCCATGCTGAGACTTTCTTACTTGATAATTGACGAAATGAATCTCCAGCCGTTTCAGCTAATCCTCCACAACCACAAACCCATGAACAATACCATCTTTTACCATAGAAATATGTTAGTATAGGTGAAATAATAAAAATCAAGGCTAATCCTGATAATAACATGAACATTCCCAGATTGCCTCCTTGTAACATATTGTTCACATGCCATTCATCAAAAAAGTAATAATTTAAAGGCCACATGTTTTTCAAATCTTTTGCATAATAAGCATCTGATGGATTCAGTTTTGCTAATATTTCTGGTAAAAGAAAAGCAAATCCTAATTGAAAAAATATTACAGAACCTGTTCTAAATAATTGATATTTATTATGCCTGTATTTATACATAAATTTAATTCCTAAACCTAGTATAGCAACGCAATACAATGTTCCATAAACAAACCATTGACTTGCTACGTTTCCGTTTAAAAAGAGGCTTAGTGGATCAAAAAACGCAACAATCCCTGTATTTGATGCTCCATTTTGCCCTAATCCTAAATATTCTGGAAACCAATATAAAAAAACATAGAATGCGGTTAAAATAATTCCTATTAACCAAGCTACTGTTCCTCTAAAACTTAAACTACTAAAAAACACTCCTGTATTACTTATTCCTTCAGGTCTATTAGCATATAAACCTTTTGCATATACAATGCATCCAACAGTAATACTTAGTAAAGAAAAAGTCAACCAAACTGAATTGTTTAAAGCTTCTATATTAAAAAAACTTAAAGCTAAAACTAGAAGTCCGGAGAAACCTAAAAACAATCCTATTTTTTGTAATCCATTAATTGATGTACTTGTTGCTGTAATTGCTAGATTTTGGGTAGATTTTTCCATATTATTAGGCATTTATAGTTTGAAATTGGCGATTAAATTGTACAGCGATTTCTTTTTCATATGTTGCAAAGAACTCAGGATCAAAATTAGCCTCCTTTAAACGATTTATTACAAACTCTACACTTTGCCTCTCTGTAAGAGCTTTATCAAAAAATTCATGTCGCATTCTAATTCCGAATGTATTAATCCCTAGAAACTCATTTGTATCTTTATGATATGATATCCTTATTGCTTTCTTTTCTGAAGTATGTTCCCAATAAAATTGTTTTTCATACTCTTTAGGCTTTGCCCAAACCCAACCATAAGTTTGATATTCAATATCAAAAAACTTTGCTGAATTAAACCAATGTCCTGGATTATATTCTATTCTATTTCCTGTTAATGTTTGTGCTAATGCTTCTCCCATCATTCTTCCTGTATACCAAACTGCTTCAATATTTCTTCTATTTCCAATTGGTTCATGCTGTTCTGCACAATCACCTATAGCATACACATCTGGGATATTTGTTTCTAAAAAGCGATTTACCAAAACACCTCTATTGGTTTTTATATCTGAATCTTTCAGG
It includes:
- the mptB gene encoding polyprenol phosphomannose-dependent alpha 1,6 mannosyltransferase MptB; amino-acid sequence: MDNLVAKYKKLFLIILSILAYIGLGYFVPRENFIYLASLYTITFLCFYYIYKYKMEYDDKILFRLGLLFRFLLLFCLPFWSQDFYRFIWDGRLILSEMSPYAFKPQDIIDSVAISQSKELFEGMGSLSAQHYSNYPPVNQILFVIAAILSSKSIFFSAFILKIIVLLSDVGIYYYGKKVLRILKINPKRIFLYFLNPLVIIELTGNLHFEGVMLLFFVMGLYFFFLEREIISAVLIGLSIATKLLPLLLLPFFFQKLKLKKSIVFYSIIIGLNVLLFLPFITKDLIANYSETIALWFVNFEFNASFYYLFREIGFYIKGYNTIGIIGKITPVVSILIILFYSLYKKNIDAKEMLTNSLIALSFYFFISTTIHPWYLINLMLLCIFTKFRFPIIWAFFVILSYFAYSQTPFKESYVLIFLEYLFVISFLIYESFPKIFKNNSVKMF
- a CDS encoding cellulose synthase family protein, with translation MTYLILSYITLFFYSLSIILIFFYSLAQFNLLLNYLKNKKKNINESREKFDFTKESEIPYVTIQLPIFNEKYVVERLLKSISLLDYPKNKLEIQVLDDSTDDSVIQTKKFVEDYAKTGLNIQHIRRQNRVGYKAGALKEGLKIAKGEFIVIFDADFIPKQDWLLKTIPYFKNEKVGVVQTRWGHINRDFSILTKIQAFALDAHFTLEQVGRNSKQHFINFNGTAGAWRKTCIIDAGNWQSDTLTEDLDLSYRAQLKKWEFVYLEEIETPAELPAVLSAARSQQFRWNKGGAENFRKISQKVIAAHNIKLKTKFHGLLHLLNSSMFLCIFTMSVLSVPALFIKNHYPQLNVFFNIMAFFVITSILFFICYWYTFKNLRGGGLKSFLKYVSLFFTFYSIAMGFSFQNSIAVLEGLFGKKSEFVRTPKFNIEALKDKWRENVYLSKAISKNTIVEGLLMCYFLFGMYSAFVLDDFGLFPFHLMLLIGYGYVFIKSFKSA
- a CDS encoding glycosyltransferase family 2 protein; this encodes MKNIKVIIPAYNEEKAIINVIKEIPEIVTEVIVVDNNSTDQTSKVAKEAGATVLFESRKGYGYACLKGLEYIKNSEDNVDIVVFLDGDYSDYPEELIKIVDPILNQNIDFVIGARVKKLRENGSMTPQQVFGNWLATFLMKLFFNANFSDLGPFRAIKYEKLVALQMEDKTYGWTVEMQLKALKQKLNYTEIPVRYKNRIGVSKVSGTVKGTVMAGVKIIGWILKYTFKK
- a CDS encoding toxin-antitoxin system YwqK family antitoxin → MKTFILIITLLFALNTEQHYVKNYYSNGKMKEEGWMNNGKKCKYWFYYYENGNTKQEGHYENNKKVNWWIYYDKNGEVLKKTEYKNNVPNGFSIIYRDGDVVKAEKYSVGKKIKEWHSIAEFRRDNPNF
- a CDS encoding 4Fe-4S binding protein; its protein translation is MEKSTQNLAITATSTSINGLQKIGLFLGFSGLLVLALSFFNIEALNNSVWLTFSLLSITVGCIVYAKGLYANRPEGISNTGVFFSSLSFRGTVAWLIGIILTAFYVFLYWFPEYLGLGQNGASNTGIVAFFDPLSLFLNGNVASQWFVYGTLYCVAILGLGIKFMYKYRHNKYQLFRTGSVIFFQLGFAFLLPEILAKLNPSDAYYAKDLKNMWPLNYYFFDEWHVNNMLQGGNLGMFMLLSGLALIFIISPILTYFYGKRWYCSWVCGCGGLAETAGDSFRQLSSKKVSAWKFERWLIHLILVFSFVMTVAVIFTFLNNNPEKYLISKNQFIYFIVSFIGVFTFVLYKFKKNDLDTDAKFTIGSLLAIMVLVIVMNFYSGNHNIFFLDSYKLREWYGFAIGSAFSGVIGVGFYPILGNRVWCRFGCPMAAILGLQQRLFSRFRITTNGGQCISCGNCSTYCEMGIDVRSYAQKGENIVRSSCVGCGVCSAVCPRGVLKLENDSEKGRINSNEILLGNDVNLLDLLNTK